In the Porites lutea unplaced genomic scaffold, jaPorLute2.1 SCAFFOLD_167, whole genome shotgun sequence genome, CAAAGTCTCATTTCAAGGGAACTTGAGGATCAGGGGTAATGGTGAGTGTAACCGGTGGTATTTCAAGTTCAATGGAAACGAATGCAGTGGCCCAATGACGATTGAGGCTCGTGTTTACAATTCCTGGCCGTCTGGTAACACCAATAATGATCAGCTGCATCATCGGTCATTTGAGGGGTACTGTGAAAACATTCCACAAGGGGCGGTTAGAGTGGAATTATGGGTAGGACAGTGTAATAACATAAGCTTGGGTGATTCTTACACTGGGTGGGAATCAGTGTCGCGGATAATGATTGAGGAAGTATCTAGGTCCCAGTCCTAATACTTTTGCTCACAACAAGGAAGTCTCAGCCAAAAGAAAAACATGTGACACTATCTTGTGAATAAGGAATAGCTTTTCTCTCATATGACTTTTACAAGGTCACGTGATGGCAACGGCCATGATAAAACAACTTTATAGAATAAGTACACAAACTTGAACTACTTTGTTGATTGTATTAAGTCGAAATGTTGATTAATTCATGATTAGTCAGCGCGCACAATTATTGTTTACGAGTTGTAGTGAATCGCAAGCGAACAAGTCAGCAAGGCGACAGTGTGGATAAACTCAATCGTAAAAGCGAAACAAGACAAATAAGTAAGACAAATTTTTCT is a window encoding:
- the LOC140925494 gene encoding collagen triple helix repeat-containing protein 1-like, whose amino-acid sequence is ECTFNKLTSDTSLKVSFQGNLRIRGNGECNRWYFKFNGNECSGPMTIEARVYNSWPSGNTNNDQLHHRSFEGYCENIPQGAVRVELWVGQCNNISLGDSYTGWESVSRIMIEEVSRSQS